In the Chelonoidis abingdonii isolate Lonesome George chromosome 13, CheloAbing_2.0, whole genome shotgun sequence genome, one interval contains:
- the RNF135 gene encoding E3 ubiquitin-protein ligase RNF135 isoform X1, with translation MSGKRIDGSSPSELTDEQPFISIKETESSHLFSLLEAMAAAANPVKNLQEELTCSLCLEYFKDPVIITECAHNFCRACITQHCKDPGTDIRCPHCRKSFQQENLISNRQLANMVEIVQHLNGTSEKQGEESKAEKQQVKLEISEVSKQIEMAQDAISSSKQASTEMNEYVSQIKGLITEDFCAMKQYLETQERATLMIIEQEQQVAHQKIEETIGQLAAKVNMLTEIKTQLENGLQNNTMEQLRDTSSKREKYIGSPIIINKIMLDAKKISVVTSAVEELKKQLEVLILKKYPAQLPQVEETPSRKIFPPPHLSEPVGLLQERSVCSTSVVSASDNPEPVVSSQFSQWAVNVTFDLQRIHRNLEIRSENKKVIVSRFPPGYEPALKRFCISQVMCSQSFSEGRHYWEVSTKDSGGWAVGVADGNIGRKDQLGRTELSWCVEWSGKNKQLSAWHRNQETRLSEDRPLNVGVFLDLANKHLSFYSLTDKETLLHRFEINILRPVYPAFWLYGLDEEGSLTINHINKD, from the exons ATGAGTGGAAAGAGAATAGATGGCTCCTCCCCCTCTGAACTCACTGATGAACAACCTTTCATAAGCATAAAAGAAACTGAAAGTTcacatcttttctctctcctggagGCCATGGCGGCAGCTGCTAATCCTGTAAAAAATCTCCAGGAAGAACTGACTTGTTCTCTTTGCCTGGAGTATTTTAAAGATCCAGTCATAATCACAGAATGTGCCCACAACTTCTGCCGAGCCTGTATCACCCAGCACTGCAAGGATCCAGGAACCGACATCCGCTGTCCTCATTGTAGGAAGAGCTTTCAGCAGGAAAACTTAATCTCAAACAGGCAGCTGGCCAATATGGTGGAAATAGTCCAGCACCTGAACGGAACTTCTGAAAAACAGGGAGAGGAGAGCAAGGCAGAGAAACAGCAG gtgaaattggaAATAAGTGAGGTCTCCAAGCAAATTGAAATGGCCCAagatgccatcagcagcagcaagcaggccAGCACTGAAATGAAT GAATACGTGTCTCAGATCAAAGGCTTGATTACTGAAGACTTCTGTGCTATGAAACAATACCTTGAAACACAAGAGAGAGCCACACTGATGATCATTGAACAGGAGCAACAGGTGGCTCACCAGAAAATAGAAGAAACGATCGGCCAGTTGGCTGCGAAAGTGAACATGCTCACAGAAATCAAAACCCAGCTGGAAAACGGGCTGCAAAATAACACGATGGAGCAGCTGAGG GATACATCGTCCAAAAGAGAAAAGTACATAGGCTCTccgataataattaataaaattatgCTTGATGCTAAGAAGATTAGTGTTGTCACAAGTGCTGTAGAAGAGCTCAAGAAACAACTGGAAGTGTTAATATTGAAGAAATATCCTGCCCAGCTCCCACAAG TAGAAGAAACCCCTAGCAGAaagatttttccccctccacatTTATCGGAACCTGTAGGTTTACTTCAGGAGAGGAGTGTCTGTTCCACATCTGTGGTGTCTGCATCTGACAATCCAGAACCAGTTGTTTCAAGTCAGTTTTCTCAGT GGGCAGTGAACGTGACCTTTGATCTCCAAAGAATCCATCGTAACCTGGAGATCAGATCTGAGAATAAGAAAGTGATTGTATCCCGTTTTCCACCTGGGTATGAACCAGCTCTTAAGAGATTCTGCATCAGCCAAGTGATGTGTTCCCAAAGTTTCTCTGAAGGACGTCATTACTGGGAAGTAAGTACCAAGGACAGTGGTGGATGGGCTGTTGGAGTTGCTGATGGAAATATTGGTAGAAAAGATCAACTGGGGAGAACTGAACTATCCTGGTGTGTGGAATGGAGTGGTAAGAATAAACAGTTGTCAGCGTGGCACAGGAACCAGGAAACCCGATTAAGTGAAGACAGACCCCTGAATGTTGGAGTTTTCCTTGATCTTGCAAACAAGCACCTGTCATTTTATTCTCTCACTGATAAAGAAACACTCTTGCACAGATTTGAAATCAACATCCTACGTCCTGTTTACCCTGCTTTCTGGCTGTATGGTTTGGATGAAGAAGGATCCTTAACTATAAATCATATTAACAAGGACTAG
- the RNF135 gene encoding E3 ubiquitin-protein ligase RNF135 isoform X2 gives MSGKRIDGSSPSELTDEQPFISIKETESSHLFSLLEAMAAAANPVKNLQEELTCSLCLEYFKDPVIITECAHNFCRACITQHCKDPGTDIRCPHCRKSFQQENLISNRQLANMVEIVQHLNGTSEKQGEESKAEKQQVKLEISEVSKQIEMAQDAISSSKQASTEMNEYVSQIKGLITEDFCAMKQYLETQERATLMIIEQEQQVAHQKIEETIGQLAAKVNMLTEIKTQLENGLQNNTMEQLRDTSSKREKYIGSPIIINKIMLDAKKISVVTSAVEELKKQLEVLILKKYPAQLPQEPVGLLQERSVCSTSVVSASDNPEPVVSSQFSQWAVNVTFDLQRIHRNLEIRSENKKVIVSRFPPGYEPALKRFCISQVMCSQSFSEGRHYWEVSTKDSGGWAVGVADGNIGRKDQLGRTELSWCVEWSGKNKQLSAWHRNQETRLSEDRPLNVGVFLDLANKHLSFYSLTDKETLLHRFEINILRPVYPAFWLYGLDEEGSLTINHINKD, from the exons ATGAGTGGAAAGAGAATAGATGGCTCCTCCCCCTCTGAACTCACTGATGAACAACCTTTCATAAGCATAAAAGAAACTGAAAGTTcacatcttttctctctcctggagGCCATGGCGGCAGCTGCTAATCCTGTAAAAAATCTCCAGGAAGAACTGACTTGTTCTCTTTGCCTGGAGTATTTTAAAGATCCAGTCATAATCACAGAATGTGCCCACAACTTCTGCCGAGCCTGTATCACCCAGCACTGCAAGGATCCAGGAACCGACATCCGCTGTCCTCATTGTAGGAAGAGCTTTCAGCAGGAAAACTTAATCTCAAACAGGCAGCTGGCCAATATGGTGGAAATAGTCCAGCACCTGAACGGAACTTCTGAAAAACAGGGAGAGGAGAGCAAGGCAGAGAAACAGCAG gtgaaattggaAATAAGTGAGGTCTCCAAGCAAATTGAAATGGCCCAagatgccatcagcagcagcaagcaggccAGCACTGAAATGAAT GAATACGTGTCTCAGATCAAAGGCTTGATTACTGAAGACTTCTGTGCTATGAAACAATACCTTGAAACACAAGAGAGAGCCACACTGATGATCATTGAACAGGAGCAACAGGTGGCTCACCAGAAAATAGAAGAAACGATCGGCCAGTTGGCTGCGAAAGTGAACATGCTCACAGAAATCAAAACCCAGCTGGAAAACGGGCTGCAAAATAACACGATGGAGCAGCTGAGG GATACATCGTCCAAAAGAGAAAAGTACATAGGCTCTccgataataattaataaaattatgCTTGATGCTAAGAAGATTAGTGTTGTCACAAGTGCTGTAGAAGAGCTCAAGAAACAACTGGAAGTGTTAATATTGAAGAAATATCCTGCCCAGCTCCCACAA GAACCTGTAGGTTTACTTCAGGAGAGGAGTGTCTGTTCCACATCTGTGGTGTCTGCATCTGACAATCCAGAACCAGTTGTTTCAAGTCAGTTTTCTCAGT GGGCAGTGAACGTGACCTTTGATCTCCAAAGAATCCATCGTAACCTGGAGATCAGATCTGAGAATAAGAAAGTGATTGTATCCCGTTTTCCACCTGGGTATGAACCAGCTCTTAAGAGATTCTGCATCAGCCAAGTGATGTGTTCCCAAAGTTTCTCTGAAGGACGTCATTACTGGGAAGTAAGTACCAAGGACAGTGGTGGATGGGCTGTTGGAGTTGCTGATGGAAATATTGGTAGAAAAGATCAACTGGGGAGAACTGAACTATCCTGGTGTGTGGAATGGAGTGGTAAGAATAAACAGTTGTCAGCGTGGCACAGGAACCAGGAAACCCGATTAAGTGAAGACAGACCCCTGAATGTTGGAGTTTTCCTTGATCTTGCAAACAAGCACCTGTCATTTTATTCTCTCACTGATAAAGAAACACTCTTGCACAGATTTGAAATCAACATCCTACGTCCTGTTTACCCTGCTTTCTGGCTGTATGGTTTGGATGAAGAAGGATCCTTAACTATAAATCATATTAACAAGGACTAG